In Parasegetibacter sp. NRK P23, a single genomic region encodes these proteins:
- a CDS encoding Lrp/AsnC family transcriptional regulator, with translation MTLQKENSDTGSSISLDEKDIAILKILQDDALATVREIAAAVHLSTTPVHERIKRMEEAGVISCYAALVDPAKVKKGLMVICYVSLKEHGKRTGSKFVKLIQEMNEVVECYSISGEFDFMLKVVAENMNDYYDFHVNKLSQVENIGQLQSVFVMGKIKETHRLIF, from the coding sequence ATGACCCTTCAAAAAGAAAATTCAGATACTGGTTCATCCATCTCTCTGGACGAGAAAGATATCGCCATCCTGAAAATACTACAGGACGACGCCCTGGCAACGGTAAGAGAGATAGCCGCCGCCGTGCACCTGAGCACAACGCCCGTGCATGAACGCATCAAAAGAATGGAGGAGGCCGGAGTAATCAGTTGTTACGCGGCCCTGGTGGATCCTGCCAAAGTAAAGAAGGGACTGATGGTAATATGTTATGTTTCCCTGAAAGAGCATGGTAAGCGCACGGGAAGCAAGTTTGTTAAACTGATCCAGGAGATGAACGAAGTGGTGGAATGTTACAGCATCAGCGGCGAATTTGATTTTATGCTGAAGGTAGTGGCGGAAAATATGAACGATTATTATGATTTCCACGTCAACAAACTCAGTCAGGTAGAGAACATCGGTCAGCTCCAGAGCGTATTTGTGATGGGAAAGATTAAGGAAACGCACCGCCTCATTTTTTAA
- a CDS encoding RagB/SusD family nutrient uptake outer membrane protein produces the protein MKHIFNIFMIGIAAIILLPSCKKWLDVQPQDKFTELQVYEDLGGAGNALNGIYLLMAGNPLYGNNLTMGTLEVFAQRYNIGTQHNRVRFQSYSYGEQDVMANLASIWENAYVAIVNANQFVKSMELYKSPKITAADDSIMRGEAIGLRAMLHFDLLRMFGPMYNTADSVAKSIPYYRTAATTAAELLPASQVMDSILYDLSVAETLLQNDPIIREGVVKTVVGDGRDFFRNRNQRMNYYAIKALQARVHLYRENKPEALKAAKFVIEQSANRFPWINPSRIINDKTNPDRVFSSELILCLFNINLYNTNRNLLAPEVMDASILAPNDTRLKAVFENNENDYRYNPMWALPSTGAKSYKTFYKYTDVQATDSSFRFKMPLIRKSELYYIAAECETDPVAAKQYLNTVRYNRGLVDVSASANIITELQKEYQKEFWGEGQLFYFYKRRKVTSVPNSASTSGNVTMNAAKYVFPLPLSETQYR, from the coding sequence ATGAAACATATTTTCAACATATTCATGATAGGGATCGCAGCCATCATCCTGCTGCCTTCCTGCAAAAAATGGCTCGATGTGCAGCCTCAGGATAAATTCACTGAATTGCAGGTGTATGAAGACCTGGGCGGAGCCGGCAATGCATTGAACGGAATTTACCTTCTTATGGCAGGCAATCCGTTGTACGGAAACAACCTTACCATGGGAACATTGGAAGTGTTTGCCCAACGGTATAATATCGGCACCCAGCACAACAGGGTAAGGTTCCAGAGTTACTCGTATGGTGAGCAGGATGTTATGGCGAACCTGGCATCCATCTGGGAAAATGCTTATGTGGCGATCGTGAACGCGAACCAGTTTGTAAAAAGCATGGAGCTGTATAAAAGTCCGAAAATTACCGCGGCGGATGATTCCATCATGAGGGGGGAAGCCATCGGCCTCCGGGCGATGCTTCATTTCGACCTGCTCCGCATGTTCGGGCCCATGTACAATACGGCTGATTCCGTGGCCAAATCTATTCCCTATTACAGAACGGCTGCCACTACAGCTGCTGAATTATTACCCGCCAGCCAGGTGATGGACAGTATTCTCTATGATCTTTCTGTCGCGGAAACCCTGCTTCAAAACGATCCCATCATCCGGGAAGGTGTGGTGAAAACCGTGGTGGGAGACGGAAGAGACTTTTTCAGAAACAGGAACCAACGCATGAACTACTACGCCATCAAAGCGTTACAGGCCAGGGTGCATCTCTACAGGGAAAACAAGCCTGAAGCGTTGAAAGCCGCGAAATTCGTGATCGAACAGAGCGCAAACCGGTTCCCATGGATAAACCCTTCCAGGATCATCAACGATAAAACGAATCCTGACCGTGTATTTTCTTCTGAATTGATCCTCTGCCTTTTTAACATCAATCTCTATAATACCAACAGAAACCTGCTTGCTCCGGAAGTAATGGATGCAAGTATCCTTGCGCCAAACGATACCAGGCTGAAAGCGGTTTTCGAAAACAATGAAAATGATTACCGTTATAACCCCATGTGGGCGCTGCCTTCTACCGGCGCAAAAAGTTATAAGACCTTTTACAAATACACAGATGTACAGGCAACGGATAGCAGCTTCAGGTTCAAGATGCCACTGATCAGAAAAAGTGAGCTGTATTACATCGCCGCGGAATGTGAAACGGATCCGGTAGCCGCGAAACAGTACCTGAATACCGTTCGGTATAACCGTGGATTGGTGGATGTTTCAGCAAGCGCGAACATCATCACCGAATTGCAGAAAGAATACCAGAAAGAGTTCTGGGGCGAGGGGCAGTTGTTCTACTTCTACAAGAGGAGGAAGGTGACCAGTGTGCCCAACAGCGCTTCCACATCAGGGAACGTTACCATGAACGCTGCAAAGTATGTGTTCCCGCTGCCGCTTTCTGAAACCCAGTACAGATAA
- a CDS encoding SusC/RagA family TonB-linked outer membrane protein — protein MSQQVTLSEKNAPLQQVFKKIKAQTGYTFVFRNDWIQQARPVDVDVKNVSLKTALDVCFREQPFSYEIIRNTIVLRKKEPAPEVITSPVVADLPPVIKGKVVDADGNPIVGASVVVKGTRVGVMTGADGSFSIDAGQENATLTISFVGFIAKDVKVKGGQFLNVSLRPSEESMKDMVVTGILKRRKESFTGAAVSFDSEQLKAIGNQNVIQSLKSLDPSFIITENNTLGSNPNVLPDIEIRGKTSVASTTLRDEFASDPNLPLFILDGFETNLRTIVDLDMNRVESVTLLKDAASTAIYGARAANGVVVIETKKPKPGALQLFYTGDYRMEIPDLSGYNMMNGEEKLEFERLSGRYTIYHPAYIEEQLALDELYHSRLTRVRRGVNTYWMNEPVQLGFSHGHSVRMEGGDQIVRYAAGLQYRKTDGVMKGSARDTWQGNLDLIYRKNKINISNRMMVNGSTANESPYGSFSSFVNANPYYEKYNADGGVDKYLEVSRGRALSTERIVNPLYNALLNNINTTKSFEFQNNLQLVYYFNNDLQFQTSAQLNKASSDQVLYFPPEHSRFDNAGLFEKGSHNNKRTGKFSYQANAMLTYGRLFGGKHQVTGNARFEIQENNNDAYSSLAVGFPPGTNGNPAFAYGYDPEGRPATAISQFRRNNFLVSGSYTFDKRFVTDFSYRLDGSTAFGSNKKYSSFWSVGAAWNLHQQAVLRDKDWINTFRLKANIGSTGNQNFSQITSVSVYTFESNLNSYGQGLTLTTLGNPNLEWQNTLQTNIGIDFTMFNSKFSGFVNIYEKYTKPLIVAVDLPSSTGLYQYPKNVGHLNNRGIEANLKYSPIYRPKDRVVLTFGLTGIVQKAVYGGLNNELESLNKDQQESRSLIRYKDGYSPEDLWAVYSLGIDPATGREMFLTSEDLMTFDYNAQDIRVVGNSRPTLEGVFNTNFSFKGFNLGVFMRYRYGGDVFNSALYNKVENISDANVMNNQDKRALYDRWKQPGDISRFKAISITTTTPMSSRFVQEENTLIGESISFGYDFYNKPFLKKIGMKSLRLTGYMNDIFRVSTVRRERGTDYPFARSVSFSISTSF, from the coding sequence ATGTCTCAGCAAGTAACATTGTCCGAGAAAAATGCTCCGCTGCAACAGGTCTTCAAAAAGATCAAAGCACAAACGGGGTATACTTTTGTGTTCAGGAACGACTGGATACAACAAGCCAGACCCGTTGATGTGGACGTGAAGAACGTTTCACTCAAAACCGCACTGGATGTTTGTTTCCGGGAACAACCTTTTTCCTACGAGATCATCCGGAACACCATCGTGCTGCGCAAAAAAGAGCCGGCCCCGGAGGTGATCACAAGTCCTGTAGTGGCCGATCTGCCGCCTGTAATCAAAGGCAAGGTGGTAGATGCCGACGGCAACCCTATTGTTGGCGCCAGCGTTGTGGTGAAAGGAACCCGGGTTGGGGTGATGACGGGCGCCGATGGTAGCTTCTCGATTGACGCAGGTCAGGAAAACGCTACGCTTACCATAAGTTTCGTTGGCTTTATTGCTAAGGATGTAAAAGTGAAAGGGGGGCAGTTCCTGAATGTTTCCCTGCGCCCTTCTGAAGAATCCATGAAAGATATGGTGGTAACCGGGATATTGAAAAGAAGAAAGGAAAGCTTCACCGGCGCCGCTGTTTCTTTCGACAGCGAACAACTGAAAGCGATCGGGAACCAGAACGTGATTCAAAGTCTTAAATCTCTTGATCCTTCCTTTATTATTACGGAAAACAACACCCTTGGTTCTAACCCGAATGTGTTGCCTGACATTGAGATCAGGGGAAAAACTTCCGTTGCCTCTACAACTTTGCGCGACGAGTTCGCTTCCGATCCTAACCTGCCCTTGTTTATCCTGGATGGTTTTGAAACCAATCTGCGTACCATCGTTGACCTGGATATGAACAGGGTGGAATCTGTTACCTTATTGAAAGATGCCGCATCCACAGCCATTTACGGCGCACGTGCCGCCAATGGCGTGGTGGTGATAGAAACGAAAAAGCCAAAACCAGGCGCGTTGCAACTGTTTTATACCGGAGACTACAGGATGGAAATCCCCGACCTGTCTGGTTATAACATGATGAACGGGGAGGAAAAACTCGAATTTGAAAGGCTTTCCGGGAGATATACTATTTATCATCCTGCCTACATTGAAGAGCAACTGGCTTTGGATGAACTGTACCATTCAAGGCTCACTAGGGTGCGCAGGGGCGTGAATACCTACTGGATGAATGAACCCGTTCAACTGGGTTTCTCACACGGACACTCCGTCCGGATGGAAGGTGGTGATCAGATTGTGCGTTACGCCGCCGGTCTCCAGTACCGTAAAACAGATGGCGTGATGAAAGGTTCCGCAAGGGATACCTGGCAGGGCAACCTGGATCTTATCTACAGGAAAAATAAGATCAATATTTCCAACCGCATGATGGTGAACGGCAGCACTGCAAATGAGTCTCCCTATGGATCGTTCTCCTCTTTTGTAAACGCGAACCCGTACTACGAAAAGTACAATGCCGATGGTGGAGTGGATAAATACCTTGAGGTGTCAAGAGGAAGGGCATTATCCACCGAAAGGATCGTGAATCCGTTGTACAATGCCTTGTTGAACAACATCAATACCACCAAAAGTTTCGAGTTCCAGAACAACCTTCAACTCGTTTACTATTTCAACAACGACCTTCAGTTCCAAACCTCCGCGCAACTGAACAAGGCGTCCAGTGATCAGGTGTTGTATTTCCCGCCCGAACACAGCAGGTTCGACAATGCCGGCCTGTTTGAAAAAGGAAGCCACAACAACAAAAGAACAGGCAAGTTTTCGTACCAGGCCAACGCCATGCTTACTTACGGACGGCTTTTTGGCGGCAAACACCAGGTTACCGGTAACGCCAGGTTTGAAATACAGGAGAACAACAACGATGCCTATTCTTCCCTCGCGGTAGGATTTCCTCCGGGAACCAATGGCAACCCCGCCTTCGCGTATGGTTATGATCCGGAAGGAAGACCCGCAACCGCCATCAGCCAGTTCAGAAGAAACAACTTCCTCGTTTCCGGAAGTTACACTTTTGATAAAAGATTCGTTACGGACTTCTCTTACCGTTTGGATGGATCCACCGCTTTCGGCTCCAATAAAAAGTATTCCTCTTTCTGGTCGGTGGGAGCAGCCTGGAACCTGCACCAGCAGGCAGTGCTTCGCGATAAGGATTGGATCAATACGTTCCGCCTGAAAGCGAACATCGGTTCTACAGGTAACCAGAACTTCTCCCAGATCACTTCTGTTTCCGTTTATACATTCGAATCCAACCTGAACAGCTACGGACAAGGATTAACGCTTACAACACTCGGGAACCCCAACCTGGAGTGGCAAAATACCCTTCAGACCAATATCGGGATCGACTTCACCATGTTCAACAGCAAGTTCAGCGGTTTTGTAAACATCTATGAGAAATATACCAAGCCGCTTATAGTAGCGGTAGACCTCCCTTCCTCCACAGGATTGTACCAGTATCCGAAAAATGTGGGCCACCTGAACAACAGGGGCATAGAGGCGAACCTGAAATATTCTCCGATCTATCGTCCTAAAGACAGGGTAGTACTCACTTTCGGCCTTACAGGTATTGTACAGAAAGCGGTATATGGCGGTCTGAACAATGAACTCGAAAGCCTGAACAAGGACCAGCAGGAAAGCCGTTCGCTGATCAGGTACAAAGACGGGTACAGTCCTGAGGACCTTTGGGCCGTTTACTCCCTGGGCATTGATCCGGCAACGGGAAGAGAAATGTTCCTGACCAGTGAAGACCTGATGACTTTCGACTACAATGCACAGGATATCCGTGTTGTGGGTAATTCAAGACCAACCCTGGAAGGCGTATTCAATACGAATTTCTCCTTCAAAGGATTTAACCTGGGTGTATTCATGCGGTACAGATATGGCGGAGATGTATTTAATTCAGCGCTGTACAACAAAGTGGAAAACATCAGCGATGCCAATGTGATGAACAACCAGGATAAGCGTGCGCTTTACGACAGGTGGAAGCAACCCGGCGATATCTCCAGGTTCAAAGCCATCTCGATTACGACTACCACGCCTATGTCGTCACGTTTTGTACAGGAGGAAAATACGCTGATCGGAGAATCCATCAGTTTCGGGTACGATTTCTACAACAAACCTTTCCTGAAAAAGATTGGTATGAAGAGCCTGCGCCTTACAGGCTATATGAATGATATTTTCCGGGTATCTACTGTGAGAAGAGAGCGCGGCACGGATTATCCTTTCGCCCGTTCCGTATCCTTCAGCATCAGTACATCTTTTTAA
- a CDS encoding FecR family protein translates to MKKEFAKYKLDDFLLDEDFQAWFRNRDHQTSEDWNRFLREETLHPESFREALQVAEMIAKDGFQENPETKARVWNNIVDMRDMNATPVLSMWRRLRVPAIAAAVVLVLAGAAWIGGFFEKREAVQVAQKTVNDAQPGSDKATLTLEDGKVIELDVASAGNLATNGNIKVVKKGGELTYEVNDAGAGAGNEMAYHKLATPRGGQFRIMLPDGSRVWLNASSSLRFPASFAANERRVEVTGEAYFEVAKDKQRPFRVMVSGSEVEVLGTSFNIMAYANESVLKTTLLEGAVKMSHGSEAVLLAPGQQLVEQEGKMTLKKNVDVEAEVAWKNGMFLFNGAALPQVMRQLERWYDVEVQYENGVPKGTLTGEFPRSMMLSEVLQILELSGVVYKIENKKLIISSK, encoded by the coding sequence ATGAAAAAAGAGTTTGCCAAATATAAATTGGATGATTTTCTGCTGGATGAAGATTTCCAGGCCTGGTTCAGGAACAGGGATCATCAAACCAGCGAAGATTGGAACCGGTTTTTGCGGGAAGAAACCCTGCATCCCGAAAGTTTCCGCGAAGCGTTGCAGGTGGCGGAAATGATTGCAAAGGATGGTTTCCAGGAAAATCCGGAGACCAAAGCGCGGGTCTGGAACAATATCGTGGACATGCGGGACATGAACGCAACACCGGTCTTATCCATGTGGCGCAGGTTACGTGTTCCTGCCATTGCGGCCGCCGTAGTGTTGGTTTTGGCCGGTGCGGCATGGATAGGAGGATTCTTTGAAAAGAGGGAAGCTGTTCAGGTAGCTCAAAAAACAGTGAACGATGCGCAACCAGGATCGGATAAAGCCACACTCACCCTTGAAGATGGAAAAGTGATTGAACTGGATGTGGCCTCCGCTGGAAACCTGGCCACCAATGGCAATATCAAAGTGGTGAAAAAGGGTGGTGAACTCACGTATGAAGTGAATGATGCCGGCGCAGGTGCGGGCAACGAAATGGCTTACCATAAACTGGCCACACCCCGCGGCGGACAATTCCGCATCATGCTGCCCGATGGCAGCCGGGTTTGGCTCAACGCATCCTCCTCCCTTCGTTTTCCCGCTTCTTTCGCGGCAAACGAAAGAAGGGTAGAGGTAACGGGCGAAGCTTATTTTGAAGTGGCAAAAGACAAACAACGTCCGTTCCGCGTAATGGTGAGCGGCTCGGAAGTGGAAGTGCTGGGTACTTCCTTCAACATCATGGCTTATGCCAATGAGTCTGTGCTGAAAACGACCTTACTGGAAGGTGCCGTTAAAATGAGCCATGGTTCCGAAGCGGTGCTGCTGGCTCCGGGCCAGCAACTGGTGGAGCAGGAGGGTAAAATGACGCTGAAGAAAAATGTGGATGTGGAAGCGGAAGTGGCCTGGAAGAACGGCATGTTCCTTTTCAACGGAGCCGCGTTACCGCAGGTAATGCGCCAGTTGGAAAGATGGTACGATGTGGAAGTGCAGTACGAGAACGGTGTGCCGAAGGGTACGTTAACGGGGGAGTTTCCACGGAGTATGATGTTATCGGAAGTGTTACAGATACTGGAGTTGAGTGGAGTCGTGTATAAAATTGAAAACAAAAAACTAATTATATCGAGTAAATAA
- a CDS encoding RNA polymerase sigma factor, with protein sequence MTSINSNNMEERRIWEAFAHGDDGALKTLYDAYFETLFSFGRKFTGNTSLAEDGIQDLFLKLMNNRAALAVPDHVSAYLIRAYRNILIDKQRKIQSTRTDQLDGSEFPGAFSLETALEEKEELMLLREKLKKALEDLTPRQREIIYLRYHYNFSYEETAEILGLTEKATYKLMARAIQGLKDAFPLLLLFLK encoded by the coding sequence ATGACTAGTATCAACAGCAATAACATGGAGGAACGCCGGATATGGGAAGCATTTGCCCATGGAGATGATGGGGCGCTGAAAACCTTGTACGACGCGTACTTTGAAACGCTTTTCAGTTTCGGCAGAAAATTTACCGGCAATACATCGCTTGCGGAAGACGGGATCCAGGATTTGTTCCTGAAACTCATGAACAACCGTGCCGCCCTCGCTGTGCCCGACCATGTTTCCGCTTACCTGATCAGGGCGTACCGCAACATACTGATCGACAAACAACGGAAAATTCAATCCACACGTACCGATCAGCTCGATGGCAGTGAATTTCCCGGCGCCTTCTCATTGGAAACCGCCCTGGAAGAAAAAGAAGAACTGATGCTGCTGCGGGAAAAACTGAAAAAAGCCCTGGAAGACCTTACGCCACGGCAGCGCGAAATCATTTACCTGCGCTACCATTACAACTTTTCTTATGAAGAAACGGCCGAAATTCTTGGTCTGACCGAGAAAGCGACCTACAAACTGATGGCCCGCGCCATCCAGGGACTGAAAGACGCGTTCCCGTTGCTGCTGTTATTTTTAAAATAA
- a CDS encoding DUF4843 domain-containing protein, with product MKRISFSILLLTLLFAGCTKELKTFEGAPVVYFNYPVNGGGPAGSGLSQSALISFAFGSITLTDSVVPILVRVSGAPANVDRKYSLVLVDSLTTAELSTHYQFVQTDFTIQAGKLWDTAYLKLNRTADMADSTFSIYMALEPNENFGTNLQFKVNGTAKFNAVQYQVQVNDILKKPRYWLDHYLGTFSKEKLYLMSEMLVIPLDKMENTITIAELVYYGKFMQRYLNEKKAAGETIYEADGTTAMTMGPGSQ from the coding sequence ATGAAACGTATTTCATTCTCCATACTATTACTTACGCTCCTTTTTGCCGGGTGCACAAAGGAACTGAAAACATTTGAAGGTGCTCCGGTGGTCTATTTTAACTACCCTGTTAACGGCGGCGGTCCCGCGGGATCGGGCCTTTCTCAGTCTGCACTCATCAGTTTTGCTTTTGGCAGCATTACGCTTACGGATAGCGTGGTGCCCATCCTGGTAAGGGTATCAGGCGCGCCGGCTAACGTGGACAGGAAATATTCCCTGGTTCTTGTGGACTCTCTTACAACAGCTGAACTGTCTACACATTACCAGTTTGTTCAAACGGATTTCACCATCCAGGCAGGGAAACTGTGGGATACCGCCTACCTGAAACTCAACCGTACCGCAGATATGGCCGACAGTACTTTTTCCATTTACATGGCGCTCGAGCCGAATGAAAACTTTGGTACCAATCTTCAGTTTAAAGTGAATGGCACCGCTAAATTTAACGCTGTCCAATACCAGGTGCAGGTAAATGATATTCTTAAAAAACCGCGGTACTGGCTGGATCATTACCTGGGTACTTTCTCGAAGGAGAAACTGTACCTCATGTCTGAGATGCTGGTGATACCGCTGGATAAAATGGAAAACACCATTACGATCGCAGAACTGGTTTACTACGGCAAGTTCATGCAAAGGTACCTGAATGAGAAAAAGGCGGCAGGGGAAACGATTTACGAAGCGGATGGAACCACGGCAATGACCATGGGGCCTGGTTCCCAGTAG